The DNA sequence GACGACGGCGCGCACCCGGGCGCGGCATCCCCCAGGCAGCCCTGAGCGGGCGATAAAGGGCGCCGCACCCTCCCCGGGCACGCCCTCGAAGTAGCCGCGCAGCTCCAGGGTGGCGCCGTCCGGGATCGCGAGCTGGCAGCTGCGGGCGCGCGCCCCGGCCGAGGCCGTGCCGTGGAACAGTCCGCCGCACAGGGCGAGAAGGAGACCGGTGGGGAGGGGCTGCGGGCGGAGGCGGCCGATGCGGGCTGGCCGGCTCGGCGGTGCGTCGGGGCCGGAGCGCGGCCATGCAAACTGCGGGCGCTCCCATGCAAATATGAGCCAGCAGAGCAGCGATCCGCCCAGCACCACCGGCGTCAGCCACGCCGGCAGGTGAACCAGCGCCGTCCCCAGCCCGAAGGCCAGGGCCAGCCAGGCTACCGGCGGAATCCAGGTGTTCGGCTGCCCTCCTCGGCCGGACTACACATCTTGCGCGATTTACGAATTCTTGCCGCCCCCCACGTCCTCCGCATCGAAGAGGTCGCGCTGGGTAAGGTCCGTAGCGCCCTCGGCGCGCGCCTCCTCGATGAGCCGGTCACGGAGGATCTTGCGCACGCGCAGATCGGTGTGAAGCCCGGCCAGAAGCATCACCAGCATGCCCACCAGGAGCGCCGCGAAAGCCACCATCGTGACCGGAAACCGGTAGAACTGGGCGAACCCCAGGTCGAGCGTGATGCGCTGGTCGCCGTTATGCGCGGTAAACCAGATCACCAGCCCGACAAAGGCCGCCACTCCGGTCAAGGCCAGCCATCTGCTCAAATCGGCTCCGCAGGCTGGGATCCGTTCGCCAGCCGGCGGCCCGTGAACGTGGCCCCGCTGGTTCCGGTGAGCTCGACGATCGCGTACGCGCCCTCGAGGCTGGTGGGCGCGGCAAAGGCGACCACCTTTCCACGCCGGGTGCGGCCCAGCATCTGCCCCGGACCCCGGGCTTCCTTTTCGACCAGCACTTCCTCGACCCGCCCCACCTCCGAGCGGTTGATCTCGGTCTGGACGGCACGGGCCACCTTGATCAGCTCCCGCAGGCGGGCCCCCGCCTCGCCGTCCTCGATGAACCAGTGCGCCGGCATGCGGGTCGCAGGGGTCCCCTCGCGGGGCGAGTAGCGATAGGTGTAGACGTCGTCGAAGCGGACCGTGCGCAGCAGATCCAGGGTGTCCTCGAAGTCGTTGCGGGTTTCGCCCGGGAAGGCGCAGATGACGTCGGTGGAAAGTGCGATGTCCGGGATCGCCTCGCGCACCATCTCCACCCGCTCGAGGAAGCTCTCCACCGTGTAGCGGCGCAGCATGCGCTTCAGGGTGCGGTTGTTGCCGGACTGCGCGGGCAGATGCAGCTGCTCGCACACGGCGGGCTCGGAGGCCATCACCGCCACGAGTTCGGGCGTGACGTCGTTCGGGTGCGGCGAGGTGAAGCGCACGCGCCGGATGCCGGGGATGCGGGCCACGCCGGCGAGCAGGCGCGCAAAGCTCCAGTCCCCCCGGGCGTAGGAGTTCACGGTCTGTCCCAGCAGGGTGACCTCGGTGACGCCGTTGGCGGCGATGCTCCGGATCTCCGCCAGGACCTCCTCGGGACGGCGGTTCTTCTCGGGGCCGCGGACGTACGGGACGATGCAGAAGGTGCAGCGGTGATCGCAGCCGCGCTGGATCGGAACCCACGCCGAGATGCGGGACGTGCGGCGCTGCTCGAGGCCTTCGTAGTTCTCCGCCGGATCCAGGGAGAGGACCGAGAGGCGCCGTCCGGGCTCGGAGAGGGCGTCGAGACGCTCCGGCAACTCGCGGTATCCGTCCGGGCCCATCACCAGGTCGACGTAGGGGGCCTGTTCCAGAAGCGTGTCGCCCATGCGCTGGGCCATGCAGCCGGTGACGCCGATCACGAGATCGGGGTTGTCGCGCTTCAGGCCGTTCAGCTGCGACACCCGGCCCAGGACGCGCCGTTCCGCGTGCTCGCGGATGGCGCAGGTGTTCACCAGAACCACGTCGGCCTGCCCGGGGGTCTCGGCCACGGCATAACCCCGCCGCTCGAGAACGCCGGCCATCAGCTCGCCGTCGCTGATGTTCATCTGGCAGCCGTAGGTCTCGATGTAGACGCGCTTGGGGGCGGCCACCGGCAGCCGGACGGCGGTACCGGATCCTGTCGCGGCGGTCGGGGCCCCGGCACCCACTAGAAGCTCGAAGCCCGGAAGGAAAACGTGTAGCGCGAGAAAGACTCCGAGACCGAGTCCGTGGCGCGGGTGCCCCTTTCGTACGAGAAGTCGAAGGAGGCGATGACGAGGTCCTCGGTCTCGAGCAGGTTCCAGCCGAAGCCGGCGGCGAAGCCGCTCTCGGTCGGGGTCGAGGCGTCGATGGAAAAGGGCAGCCCGGCCTTGCGGTAGCCGACCCGAACGGGGAAGCCGCGGCCGAACAGGCCCATTCCCGACCACTCGAACCCACCCCCGAAGGTGGTGACGGCGCCGCGCGCAGCCGCGCCCGCACCCGATTCGGCCGGCTTCCAGTTGGAGCGCCCGAAACCAATGGTGGCGGCTACCACGGGCGTGAGCATCGCGCTGGCCCCGATGCGGAATTCCGTGGGCAACTCGAAGCGGGCTTCCCCGCCCTCGGTCTGGCCCACCGGGGTCGCCCGCAGGTCGCCGGACCAGGTCAGGCTGCCGGAGATGCGCAGGAAGCCACGGAAATCCCACATGGCTCCGAGCCCGAAGGTTGTGCCCGTCATCTCCCAGCGGCCGCGCTCCCGAAAGCGGTCGCCGGTCGGCTGTTCCTCGTCCTCAACGACGCCGATGGTGCGCGAGAAGCTCCGCACCTGGGTCCCCGTGTGATAGCCGAGGGTGGCCGCGACGGAAAGACCTCCGGAAAGGGCGCGCGCGAAGCCGATGCGGGCCGCGCCCACGCTGCCATCGGACTCGTAGGTGTCGGCGACATCGATCGAGTCCTGCTCCTGCGCGAGACGAAGGGTCCGTTCGGCCTTCCAGTTCTGTTCCAGGAGGCCTCCGTAGGACAAGGTGGCAACCCCGTAGTTGCCCACCGGATAGGACAACGCCAGCAGCGGAAAGCGGGTGCCTTCGATCGGGACGCTCTGGTCGCCGATGGCCGCCGCGCCGCGGCTGGGCTGGATGGTGACCGAGATGCTGGGGACCGTGATGCGGCTGGCGCGGGCCGGATCCGTGGGAAGCACCGCGCCGCCGAAGAGGCCGACCCCCACCGAGCCCAGCGCGCGCGAGCGGCCGTCGAGCGCCTCCAGGGGAATGCCCAGGCCCTGGCTGCCGATGAGCGACTGGGCGGCGAGCGGCCGGGGCGCCGCGAGGGCGAGGAGCGCGACGGCTGCAGCCATGACGGGCACCTTGGCTGCTACCGGGACGGCGATGCGGGGACGGGCGCCGGGGCTCATCTCATGCTCATCCCGGAGAGCTGGCTCACGAGGATGCGAAGCAGCGGCGGCGAACTCGAGTCGGGTCCCAGGAACCGCATCAGCTCGAAGCTCTGAGGCTCGATGGCGGCCAGCAGCGCCACCGTATTGGGCGCCGGAACGCTGTCTTCGGTAATCCCGCGAGCCAGGTCCTTGATGAAGCCGGTGATGGGAATCTCGAGCACGCGCCCCTCCTCGCCGGCGAAGACCTCCGGAGGCACCTGCAGGACCGGGATCTGGATCGAGTTGCCCAGGGGCGCGCGCGGCAGGTGCTCGGGCGAGGGAATCGGGCGGGCGTCGACGAAGAGCGTGTCGGTGGGGCGCAGGGCCGCGTCGGTGGGCCCCGGGGTCAGGACGAGCGCCGCCTGAGTAATGCCGTCGGCGTTGAGCGGAACGGTACACTCGGCTGAAGGGCAGGCTTCGCCGCTGATGGGAAGCGAGGACGGCAACTGCACTTCGAAGACGGTGCGCCAGGCCGGGGCGCCGCCGATCTGCAGCGTGCCCTCGGGGAGGGAGGGAACCGGGTCGTAGATGAAGGTCAGGTGTTCCGAATAGGTGTCGGTGGTGACCATCGTGTCCGACCGGATCGACGGCAGCGCGTCCATGACCAGGTTTGCCGAACGCACCTTCACGCGCTCGCCGGGTGTGACCATCCGCACCAGCATGCCGCGGGCTTCGTCTTCGGTGTCCCACGCCTTGATGACGAGGGTGTCGATGGCGAAGAAGGCGGAGTCGGATTCCGCCGGATCCCACACCGCCGTGGCGATCGGCGTGGCGTCACCGCCGCCGGGGTCAGCCCAGGCGACCTGTTCCCCGAGAGTGTCCACGGCGTGGACGAAGGTGGCGGAGGGCGGATGCCAGCGCTCGCTGATGAGCGATGCGGACAAGGTCACCGGTCCGGAGGGGGCCGCCAGGGTATCGAAGCGGAGGACGGCACGCCCGCCCACCAGCGTGAGGTCCGGGTCGGTGACCGTGGTGCCGGCGGTGTCGCGAATGCTGGCGGAGCGCGGGATGGGACCGAATCGCACCAGCGTGCGCGCCTCCAGGCCGTCTTCGCCGAACTCGGTGGCGACCAGGGGAACGGCCACGTCCGAAGCGCGGCCGAAGCCCCCGAATACCTGAACGCCGCGGGCGAACTGGTCGTGGGAGAGATGGACCTCCGAGGTGATCACCGTGACGGGAAAGGTCAAGCCTTCCACCGCGGTGGGCGTCTCGTACCCGCAGGTGGCGGTGAGAAGCGCAGCCACGGCCGCAAGCGCGCGGGCCGCGCGCTTCAGCCGGAAGGGCGCGGGAAGGAGCGCTGCCAGGCTCCAGTCGGCGGTCCCCTCGGGTGACTCGGAGCGGACGGAGAGCCGGGGCGAAAATTCTGCGAGGGCCTGGCGGCAGAGCCCACAAGGGGAGGCGGGCGGACCGGACGAGGTGCTGACGGCGACGCGGGTGAACGACCGGTGGCCAGCGGCCACCGCCGCGGCCAGCGCCGAGCGCTCGGCGCACAGGGTGAGGCCGTAGGAGGCGTTCTCCACGTTGCATCCCGAGAACACGGCGCCCTCCGCCGTCTCCAGCGCCGCGCCCACCTGGAACCCGGAATAGGGAGCGTAGGCGCGCTCGCGTGCGGAGCGCGCATGGTTCAGAAGTCGCTCGAAAGCGTCCGTCATGCTTGCCAGATCCGCGGAAGTCGGCCGGTCAGACCGGTCAGGACCTCGTAGTTGATGGTGCCGGCCTGGTCCGCCACCTCCTCGACCGTGATTTCATCATCCCGGTCGGAACCGATAAATGTAACGATATCGCCGGGGCGCGCGGCGGGGACGCGCGAGATCTCTACCACCGTCACGTCCATGGAGATCCTTCCGACCAGCGGCACCCGCCGCCCGCGCACCAGGGCGTGCCCGCGGTTGCCCAGCGCGCGCGGCAGGCCGTCGCCGTACCCGATCGCGACCGTGGCCCATCGCTCGCGCCCGCGCGCGACGTGGGTGGCGCCGTAGCCCACGGAGCTGCCCGCAGGGACGTCGCGCACCAGGGTGATGCGGGCGCGCACGGCCGCCACCGGGGCGGGTCGCGGCAGGTCGGGCGCGGATGCTCCGCCGTACAGGAAGAGGCCGGGACGCACCGCGCTGGCCGCGTACTGCGGGCGGCGCAGGACGGCGGCGGAGTTGCAGGCGTGGACCCAGGCGTCCGCGGGCAGGGACAGGTGGCCGACGGCCTCCTGCAGGCGCGCCCACTGCCGGTCGATGGTGCCCGCGGCCTCGTCGGCCGAGTGGAAGTGGGTGTAGCATCCGCCCCAGCGGAGGGGGCGGGCGGCCAGCGCCGCCACTTCTCTCCCCCAGGACGGCGCCGAGCGCCAGTCGAGACCGGCCCTGCCCATCCCCGTGTCCACTTCCATGTGGAAGGTCGCGCCGCGTCCGCGGCGGGCGGCCTCCCCGGCCAGGGCGCGCAGGTTGTGCAGATCGGAGAAACACAGGGTCAGGCCCGCGTCCACGGCCGCGGGGAGGGAGGAAGCGGGGGGCGGGGTCATCACCAGCACCGGGCGCCCCACCCCGAGCGCCCGCACCTCCAGCCCCTCCTCCACCGTCGCCACCCCGTAGCCGCCGGGCTCATCGGTCTCCAGGACCGCTACCGCCTCGCGCACGCCCAGGCCGTACGCGTTCGCCTTCACCATCGGGATGACTGCGGCGGAGTCGCCGGCGGCTTCGCGGATGTGCGCCAGGTTTGCGCGCAGCGCCGCGGCATCGACCTCAACCCAGGCGCGCGCCCGGGGATCGTCGAGCCTCACCATGGGCGAAAGGTGCCGACGCCAGGGGCGGGGGGCAACAAGTCGGGACGCGGCGGTCCATGATGTCTGGACTTCTCCCCCAGGGTCCGGAATACTACTCCCGGCCGGCATCCCAACCCCGAATGACACTGCCCGTATCGTGACCACAAGCGAACGCAGCACCACGCATCCATCCGAAACCACGGCATCCGACGGCATCGCCCCTTCGGAGGGCGTTCTCGACCGCGCGCTCGCCATCGTCGAGTTCCTGCGCGCCAACTGTCCCTGGGACCGGGCCCAGACCGCGGAGTCGCTCATCCCCTACCTCATCGAGGAAAGCCGGGAAGTAGTGGATGCGATTCGCTCCGGGGACGCCGGGGAACTGGAGGGGGAACTCGGCGATCTGCTGCTCAACGTGGCCTTTCAGATCGTGCTGGCCGAGGCGGCCGGCGCCTTCGACCGGGATTCGGTGGTGGATCGGCTGGAGACGAAGATGAAGCGGCGGCATCCCCACCTCTTCGGCGAGGGCGAGCGGGAGGACTGGGAGGCGCTCAAGGCAAGGGAGCTTTCGGACGACGAGAGCGTTCTCTCGGGGCTTCCCGGCGGGTTGGAACCGCTCGTGCGCGCACATCGCATTCAGGAGAAGCTGAGCGGGGTCGGCTTCGACTGGGAAGACGCCGAAGGAGCCCGGCTCAAGGTGGCCGAGGAACTCGAGGAGATTCGGGCGGCGCTCGGCCGGGGAAATCCCCGGGAGGTGATGGACGAGGCCGGCGATCTCCTCTTCACGGCGGTCAACCTCGCGCGCCTCGCCGGCGTGCATGCGACCAACGCGCTCGCGCGCACCAACCGCAAGGTGGAAGCCCGCTTCCGGCGCGTGGAGGAACTCGCGCGCGACGGCGGCAGGCGGGTGGCGGAGATGTCGCTGGAAGAACTGGACGCGCTCTGGGACGCGGTGAAGGCGGAGGCGCGGGACGCGGAGGAGACGCCGGGCGGCTGACGCGCGACGGACGCCGCTCGCTCGCGGGCGAGGCGGAACCGGCCGTCAGGGCGTCAGGCGATTCATCAGGCGCGGGAAGGGGATGAGCTCGCGGATGTGCGGGCGCCCGGTCATCCACGCCGTGAAGCGCTCGATCCCGAGACCGAACCCCGAGTGCGGGAAGGTGCCGTAGCGGCGCAGGTCCAGATACCAGCCGTAGGCCTCCGCGGGGAGCTCCTCCTCGTCGATGCGCGCCGTCAGCCTGTCGAGGTCGTCCTCGCGCTGGCTCCCGCCGATGATCTCGCCGTAGCCCTCCGGGGCGATGAGGTCGTTGCACAGCACGGTGCGGGGGTCGTCCGGGTTCTCCTTCATGTAGAAGGCCTTCGCCCCCTTCGGATAGTTGTAGACGAAGACCGGGCGGTCGAAGTGCTCCGCGATGCGGGTCTCGTCGGCGCCGCCCAGGTCCGCGCCCCACCGGGTGTCGCTGCCGGCCGCGCGCACGATCTCCAAGGCCTCCGTGTAGCTG is a window from the Gammaproteobacteria bacterium genome containing:
- the miaB gene encoding tRNA (N6-isopentenyl adenosine(37)-C2)-methylthiotransferase MiaB, which translates into the protein MGAGAPTAATGSGTAVRLPVAAPKRVYIETYGCQMNISDGELMAGVLERRGYAVAETPGQADVVLVNTCAIREHAERRVLGRVSQLNGLKRDNPDLVIGVTGCMAQRMGDTLLEQAPYVDLVMGPDGYRELPERLDALSEPGRRLSVLSLDPAENYEGLEQRRTSRISAWVPIQRGCDHRCTFCIVPYVRGPEKNRRPEEVLAEIRSIAANGVTEVTLLGQTVNSYARGDWSFARLLAGVARIPGIRRVRFTSPHPNDVTPELVAVMASEPAVCEQLHLPAQSGNNRTLKRMLRRYTVESFLERVEMVREAIPDIALSTDVICAFPGETRNDFEDTLDLLRTVRFDDVYTYRYSPREGTPATRMPAHWFIEDGEAGARLRELIKVARAVQTEINRSEVGRVEEVLVEKEARGPGQMLGRTRRGKVVAFAAPTSLEGAYAIVELTGTSGATFTGRRLANGSQPAEPI
- the alr gene encoding alanine racemase, with the translated sequence MVRLDDPRARAWVEVDAAALRANLAHIREAAGDSAAVIPMVKANAYGLGVREAVAVLETDEPGGYGVATVEEGLEVRALGVGRPVLVMTPPPASSLPAAVDAGLTLCFSDLHNLRALAGEAARRGRGATFHMEVDTGMGRAGLDWRSAPSWGREVAALAARPLRWGGCYTHFHSADEAAGTIDRQWARLQEAVGHLSLPADAWVHACNSAAVLRRPQYAASAVRPGLFLYGGASAPDLPRPAPVAAVRARITLVRDVPAGSSVGYGATHVARGRERWATVAIGYGDGLPRALGNRGHALVRGRRVPLVGRISMDVTVVEISRVPAARPGDIVTFIGSDRDDEITVEEVADQAGTINYEVLTGLTGRLPRIWQA
- the mazG gene encoding nucleoside triphosphate pyrophosphohydrolase; this translates as MTTSERSTTHPSETTASDGIAPSEGVLDRALAIVEFLRANCPWDRAQTAESLIPYLIEESREVVDAIRSGDAGELEGELGDLLLNVAFQIVLAEAAGAFDRDSVVDRLETKMKRRHPHLFGEGEREDWEALKARELSDDESVLSGLPGGLEPLVRAHRIQEKLSGVGFDWEDAEGARLKVAEELEEIRAALGRGNPREVMDEAGDLLFTAVNLARLAGVHATNALARTNRKVEARFRRVEELARDGGRRVAEMSLEELDALWDAVKAEARDAEETPGG